Proteins found in one Larimichthys crocea isolate SSNF chromosome I, L_crocea_2.0, whole genome shotgun sequence genomic segment:
- the hs3st1 gene encoding heparan sulfate glucosamine 3-O-sulfotransferase 1, which produces MAALLLGLLLFAMQSPPIPSRPMADEGPPLPPTSSPTNNPTTSHPNGTLQQFPQIIIIGVRKGGTRALIEMLSLHSAVAAAQNEVHFFDWESHFEKGLPWYLSQMPYAFPDQLTVEKTPAYFTSSKVPKRIHQMNPDIKLLLILRDPTERVLSDYTQVFYNRLQKHKRYQPIESVLVKDGEINLGYKALNRSLYYVHMQNWLKYFPLKNIHVVDGDELIRDPFPEMKKVERFLKLESQINASNFYFNKTKGFYCLRDHGRERCLHDSKGRAHPHVAPAILQKLYQFFHEPNKKFFELVGRTFNWK; this is translated from the coding sequence ATGGCAGCCTTGCTCCTCGGGCTGCTGCTTTTTGCAATGCAGTCTCCCCCCATTCCCTCCAGGCCTATGGCTGACGAGGGACCACCTTTACCTCCCACCTCATCGCCCACCAACAACCCAACCACCAGCCACCCAAACGGGACCCTGCAACAATTTCCTCAGATTATAATTATTGGCGTGAGGAAGGGAGGGACGCGGGCGTTGATAGAGATGCTCAGCCTGCACAGTGCGGTTGCAGCGGCTCAGAACGAGGTGCACTTCTTCGACTGGGAGAGTCACTTTGAGAAGGGCCTGCCTTGGTATCTCAGTCAGATGCCCTACGCCTTCCCCGACCAGCTGACGGTAGAGAAGACGCCGGCCTACTTCACCTCCAGCAAAGTCCCCAAACGCATCCATCAGATGAACCCTGATATCAAGCTGCTGCTCATCCTCAGAGACCCCACAGAGCGGGTGCTGTCGGACTACACACAGGTCTTTTACAACCGCCTCCAGAAGCACAAGCGCTACCAGCCCATTGAGTCAGTTCTGGTGAAGGACGGCGAGATCAACCTGGGGTACAAGGCTCTCAATCGCAGCCTGTACTATGTTCACATGCAGAACTGGCTGAAATACTTCCCACTGAAAAACATTCACGTTGTGGACGGGGACGAGTTGATCAGGGACCCCTTCCCAGAGATGAAAAAGGTGGAGAGGTTCTTAAAACTGGAATCGCAGATAAACGCTTCAAATTTTTACTTCAATAAAACTAAAGGATTCTACTGTTTAAGAGACCACGGGCGAGAACGGTGTTTACATGATTCAAAAGGCAGGGCTCACCCTCACGTGGCACCTGCCATCCTGCAAAAACTCTACCAGTTCTTTCACGAACCCAACAAGAAGTTCTTTGAGCTTGTGGGTCGAACATTCAACTGGAAATGA